The following is a genomic window from Acidisarcina sp..
TGGCACGCATGGGTAAGTTTTCGTCGGACCGCTCGATTCGGGAGTACTGCGCAAAGATATGGAACGTGCCTGTGGGCCTGGAAAAGGCGCCAGTAAAAACGGAGGTACTCAAGTAGTGGAGAGGAATCGAGAGCAAGCTATGGGAACTATCTCTTCAGTGGAAGAACTGCAGGCCGCCTTTGGAATCGCGGGTGTGGCGAAAGTAATCGCAGGCAACGAAGGACTGCCGATGGTACGCATCACCAGCGCACATGCCTCAGGGGACATCTACCTGCACGGTGCGCATGTTACATCGTGGACCCCTTCTGGGAGCGCGGATGTGATCTTCCTTAGCGAGCGCTCGCAATGGGGAGAGGGACGGGCGATTCGAGGAGGCATACCGATTTGCTTTCCATGGTTTGGCGACAAGGCAGATGACGCAAAAGCACCGAAGCACGGATTCGTTCGCACGCGGACCTGGAAACTGGAAGAGATCGCCAGCAATGGTGATGCAGTGGCCATCACGCTGTCTACAGAGAGCAATGAGGAAACCAGAAAGCAATGGCCGCATGAATATCGGCTGATGTATCGTGCCACCTTTGGCAGAGAGCTGAAGCTGGAGTTGATCACCACCAACACCGGGACAACGCCCTTGCGCATCGAAGAGGCTTTGCACACCTATCACTGCATTGGGCAGATTGAGAATATCCGGGTGCGCGGGTTGGCTGCCACCGCGTACCTGGACAAGGTAGACGGCTTTCGCAGAAAGGTACAGGAGGGCGATGTGGTTTTCACATCAGCCACCGACCGGATCTACCTGGATACCGATCACGCGGTGGAGATTGTCGATCCCGATCTGCATCGCAGCATTCTGATTGAGAAAGAAGCGTCTCGCAACACGGTGGTATGGAACCCATGGAGCGAGGGCGCTCACTCGATGAGCGACATGGCAGACGACGAATGGCAGCAAATGGTGTGCATCGAAGCGTGTAATGTCAGGGATGCTGGCGTCGAAATTGCCCCAGGAGCGCAACACACCATGAGCGCGACAATACGGGTGGCGTAACTCGAGATCCGGCTGTCTCGTTTAGCTTGGAAAATACAGACTTGTTGCACAGGAGAGATGCCGCGTCAGCAATGGCGCGGCATCTTCGTGCGTGCAGAGAAATGCTCGCCGCAAGGAGGCGAGCAACGTGTCGTTCGGCGAGACAGGTTTTCCACGCGCTTTGCGATTACCATAGGCATTGGAACCTATGACTGAAACTGCGACTCTCTCTCCCGAGGTACTCCTGCACATTGCACGGACACTCAATATTCCGCTCCACGGAATCGTGGCAGTGATTCAACTGCTGGATGAGGGAGGCACCGTGCCCTTCATCGCGCGGTACCGCAAGGAAGCGACAGGCAATCTTGATGAGGTGCAGATCCGCGACATTGAGGAGAAGCTCGCTTACTTCCGCGACCTGGCGGCGAGGCGCGACACGATCCTTGCTTCTATCGGTGAGCAGGGTAAGCTCACCGACGAGTTGAAGGCGCGCATTGAAGCAACCCTCGACAAGAGCGAATTGGAGGATCTGTATCTTCCCTATCGGCCGAAGCGCCGGACCAAGGCAACCATCGCACGCGAGAAGGGATTGGAGCCGCTTGCACTCTATCTGTGGCAACAGCAAATGGAGGCGCAATCGCTGGCTGATTTTGCAGCCACCTTTATCAGCGAAGAGAAAGGTGTAACGAGCAGCGAGGATGCACTCGAAGGAGCGCGGCATATCGTCGCCGAGATGATCAGCGAGGACGCGAATCTTCGCAAGGCGTTGCGGCAACTGATGTTTGCGGAAGGCGTAGTGGTAAGTCGCAAGACGACCGATGGCATCGATGAACAGGAAAAGTTCAAGATGTACTACGAATATCGCGAGCCGGTACGAACCATTCCCTCGCACAGAATGCTGGCGATCCGCCGCGGTGAGAGCGAAAAGATATTGTACTTTTTGATCGAATTGGAGCCAGCGCGCGCAGTGGAATTGCTGCGATCGCACATCCTGCGTGCGCAGGGAGACTGGACGCCCCAACTGGAACTGGCGATCGAAGACAGTTGGCAACGGCTGCTGAACTCGTCGATTCAGGGAGAGATCCGGTTGGAGTTGAAGACGCGATCCGACGCAGAAGCGATCCAGGTCTTC
Proteins encoded in this region:
- a CDS encoding D-hexose-6-phosphate mutarotase, with product MGTISSVEELQAAFGIAGVAKVIAGNEGLPMVRITSAHASGDIYLHGAHVTSWTPSGSADVIFLSERSQWGEGRAIRGGIPICFPWFGDKADDAKAPKHGFVRTRTWKLEEIASNGDAVAITLSTESNEETRKQWPHEYRLMYRATFGRELKLELITTNTGTTPLRIEEALHTYHCIGQIENIRVRGLAATAYLDKVDGFRRKVQEGDVVFTSATDRIYLDTDHAVEIVDPDLHRSILIEKEASRNTVVWNPWSEGAHSMSDMADDEWQQMVCIEACNVRDAGVEIAPGAQHTMSATIRVA